A stretch of the Capsicum annuum cultivar UCD-10X-F1 chromosome 10, UCD10Xv1.1, whole genome shotgun sequence genome encodes the following:
- the LOC124887755 gene encoding uncharacterized protein LOC124887755 codes for MFYYPRPTPQDVLFEEQGLYFPNSFRGDEIYEWNVDGLSDRQISTMVHRMLMYNTICNALSKTNDRGIAEIITAGFTGQLKGWWDNYLTQDQKTKIVQSVVKREDGQEVMNVVYTLIINIIEHFSRRWSNNSKSIRTLLQNLRCKTLTSWRWYKDIFISRVMELPESNSSHWKSKFIDGLSMLFAERIRKNLRGPNVNTNHEAYTYGNLIKVVTQEGLALCSDIKLNQQIKKYHLTERQQLGKFCEQFAIDIPKTSRESHKSKKKYPEEKKSKKIDKKGKIREDYKSKKAYRKANKTNTCYRCGRFGHFAKDCKIKSKIKSLTIDDNIKDSLCKILLNSSRDNSSPDHSDN; via the coding sequence ATGTTTTATTATCCTAGACCAACTCCTCAGGATGTTCTATTTGAAGAACAAGGATTATATTTCCCTAATAGTTTTAGAGGTGATGAAATCTATGAGTGGAATGTAGATGGCTTATCTGATAGACAGATATCAACAATGGTACATAGAATGTTAATGTACAATACCATCTGTAATGCCCTTTCGAAAACTAATGATAGGGGCATTGCTGAAATAATTACGGCAGGTTTTACTGGTCAGCTTaaaggctggtgggataattatcTTACCCAAGACCAAAAAACCAAAATCGTTCAGTCTGTAGTAAAGAGAGAAGATGGCCAAGAGGTCATGAACGTTGTTTATACtctaattattaatattattgagCACTTCTCTAGAAGATGGTCCAATAATAGTAAAAGTATTAGGACTCTGCTCCAAAATCTTAGATGTAAGACACTGACATCTTGGAGATGgtataaagatatattcatttCAAGAGTGATGGAATTACCTGAGAGTAATAGTTCTCATTGGAAGTCCAAGTTTATAGATGGTCTTTCCATGTTATTTGCTGAAAGAATTAGGAAAAACCTTAGAGGTCCTAATGTGAATACTAACCATGAGGCTTACACCTATGGTAACCTTATAAAGGTTGTCACTCAAGAAGGTTTAGCTTTATGTAGTGATATTAAGTTAAACCAACAGATTAAGAAGTATCATCTTACTGAGAGACAACAGTTGGGAAAATTTTGTGAGCAATTTGCTATAGATATTCCCAAAACCTCTAGAGAATCTCATAAGAGTAAGAAAAAGTACCCTGAAGAGAAAAAGTCTAAGAAAATTgataagaaaggaaaaataagagaggATTACAAATCCAAAAAGGCTTATAGAAAAGCCAATAAGACCAACACTTGTTACCGATGTGGTAGATTTGGTCACTTTGCAAAAGATTGCAAAATAAAAAGCAAGATCAAAAGTCTCACTATTGATGATAATATTAAAGACTCTCTGTGTAAGATTTTGCTCAATTCCTCTCGGGATAACTCCAGTCCAGACCATAGTGATAATTAG